Proteins from a single region of candidate division KSB1 bacterium:
- a CDS encoding proline dehydrogenase family protein, whose product MSIFRNMILWGADNQWLRKHGANFFFVRKAVKRFMPGEQIEDAILAAQSIQANGLKIIFTHLGENLQGLSEAEVVAKHYIEVLKKIEKTNLQAEISLKLTQIGLDLSVEKTYGYFKAITEEALARKNFVWIDMESSAYTDVTLKFYHRARKEFENVGLCIQSYLYRTEDDLVELLKLTPAIRLVKGAYNEPKEKAYPDKKDVDENFYKLSEMLLESSKENGTRAAFATHDLDLLARIQKAAEKYEIPQENLEIQMLYGIVTKEQIRLANAGYHVRSLISYGEFWYPWYMRRLAERPANVLFVMKNMFTR is encoded by the coding sequence GTGTCTATATTCAGAAATATGATTTTGTGGGGCGCAGATAACCAGTGGCTGCGGAAACATGGCGCCAATTTCTTTTTTGTTCGAAAAGCAGTAAAACGCTTCATGCCAGGAGAGCAAATCGAGGATGCAATTCTTGCAGCGCAATCCATTCAAGCAAATGGACTTAAAATTATATTTACTCATTTAGGGGAGAATCTTCAGGGATTATCAGAGGCTGAAGTAGTCGCCAAACATTACATAGAAGTGCTCAAAAAAATTGAAAAGACAAACCTGCAAGCCGAGATTTCTCTTAAATTGACTCAAATAGGTTTGGATTTATCAGTTGAAAAAACTTATGGATATTTTAAAGCAATTACAGAAGAAGCTTTAGCACGTAAGAATTTTGTTTGGATTGATATGGAAAGCAGCGCTTATACGGATGTTACGTTGAAGTTCTATCATCGCGCACGTAAAGAATTTGAAAATGTTGGATTGTGCATTCAATCCTATTTGTATCGTACTGAAGATGATCTGGTCGAATTGTTGAAATTGACGCCGGCTATTCGTTTGGTGAAAGGGGCGTATAACGAACCGAAAGAAAAGGCTTATCCAGATAAAAAAGATGTCGATGAGAATTTTTATAAATTATCGGAAATGCTGCTTGAATCGTCCAAAGAAAATGGAACCCGGGCGGCATTTGCAACGCATGATTTGGATTTGCTCGCAAGAATCCAGAAGGCTGCAGAGAAATATGAAATTCCCCAGGAAAATCTGGAAATTCAAATGCTTTATGGCATCGTTACGAAGGAGCAAATTCGGTTGGCCAATGCTGGTTATCATGTTAGATCATTGATTAGTTATGGGGAATTCTGGTATCCCTGGTACATGCGTCGATTAGCAGAACGACCCGCAAATGTGTTGTTCGTCATGAAGAATATGTTTACCAGGTAA
- a CDS encoding aconitase X catalytic domain-containing protein gives MNLNLTSYDQALLHGEHGPAAQLAMSIMTRMVGIYGANSLLDITAAHIDSSLYMGDATLEFAERLANSGAKVKVPSTLNVSGVDEHHWQEWSTPPDHARKAHRQMVAYQNMGCIPTWTCAPYQTEHRPRFGQQIAWGESNAIAFANTVIGARTERYPDLLDICAAITGRVPAAGLHLEENRAGQFVIRIDKIPLKLQEDDSFYPVLGHWIGKISGDQIPIVEGIKINPTEDQLKSFCAAMASSSALGLCHIVGVTPEAATLKEACQGKFLQRSVELDMSQLREARDELTTTKTDQLDMVVLGSPHFSFAEFKKLVPLITNKRCHSKVQFLVTTSRTMKELADRANFLTPLQEFGGKITVDTCIITTPMLPPAIKTLMTNSAKYAFYTPSLLNKQIAFGSTEDCVHSAISGFIIRDDSLWEK, from the coding sequence ATGAATCTAAATCTAACCTCTTACGATCAGGCTTTGTTGCACGGAGAGCATGGACCCGCCGCTCAACTCGCCATGTCGATCATGACAAGAATGGTCGGGATTTATGGAGCGAACTCTTTGCTGGATATAACCGCTGCTCACATCGATAGCAGCTTATACATGGGAGATGCCACTCTTGAATTTGCCGAGCGCCTGGCGAATTCAGGAGCAAAAGTTAAAGTTCCCTCTACATTAAATGTATCCGGAGTTGACGAGCATCATTGGCAGGAATGGTCTACTCCACCCGATCATGCCCGTAAAGCCCATCGCCAGATGGTGGCTTACCAGAACATGGGTTGCATCCCGACATGGACCTGCGCGCCCTATCAAACCGAGCACAGACCCAGGTTTGGACAACAGATTGCCTGGGGTGAATCCAATGCCATTGCGTTTGCGAATACAGTCATTGGTGCTCGAACCGAGCGCTACCCGGATTTGCTCGATATTTGCGCCGCAATTACCGGTCGCGTTCCGGCTGCCGGATTACATTTAGAAGAAAATCGCGCCGGACAGTTTGTGATCAGAATTGATAAAATCCCACTAAAGTTACAGGAAGATGACAGCTTTTATCCAGTTCTCGGTCATTGGATTGGTAAAATTTCGGGTGACCAAATTCCGATTGTCGAGGGCATTAAAATCAACCCTACTGAAGATCAACTCAAATCTTTTTGCGCTGCAATGGCCTCTTCGAGTGCATTAGGTCTCTGCCATATTGTCGGTGTGACTCCGGAAGCGGCAACTTTAAAAGAAGCCTGCCAGGGAAAATTTCTCCAAAGGAGTGTCGAATTGGATATGAGCCAATTGCGCGAAGCACGAGATGAATTGACCACCACAAAAACAGATCAACTCGATATGGTCGTTCTTGGCAGTCCACATTTTTCTTTTGCAGAATTTAAAAAATTGGTTCCATTAATTACAAACAAGAGATGCCATAGTAAGGTGCAGTTTTTAGTTACAACGAGCCGAACCATGAAAGAACTGGCAGATCGGGCAAATTTCTTAACACCCCTGCAAGAATTCGGCGGTAAAATTACCGTGGATACGTGCATTATAACAACTCCCATGCTACCCCCGGCAATCAAAACACTCATGACAAATTCGGCCAAATACGCTTTTTATACACCGAGCCTGTTGAATAAACAAATTGCTTTTGGCAGCACGGAAGATTGTGTCCATTCGGCAATTTCCGGCTTCATTATAAGGGATGATTCTTTATGGGAAAAATAA
- a CDS encoding proline racemase family protein — translation MNSVSINLNQIKNWHPPDHWIKITTIDAHTGGEPLRIITGGFPELAGKTILERRQFAKENFDTLRTALMWEPRGHADMYGCVLTPPTSQDADFGILFLHNEGYSTMCGHAIIAITKVALETGLVPMQEPETKIKIDTPAGLVKAFAKIENKRVQSVSFHNVPSFVVELDAKIDVPGLGNIPYDLAFGGAFYAFVQAEDVGVQCTPEFFQQLIKKGMAIKRAIMKDRQIEHPYEKDLNFLYGTIFIDASPNKQVDSRNVCIFAEGEVDRSPTGTGVSARMAIHYERRDIGINQPMTIESIIGSRFTGRVVNTTTFGPYSAVIPEVEGTAFITGKNEFYLDPDDPYKHGFILR, via the coding sequence ATGAACTCCGTATCCATAAATCTTAACCAAATCAAAAACTGGCATCCCCCCGATCATTGGATTAAAATTACGACAATCGATGCTCATACAGGGGGAGAACCGCTTCGCATCATCACAGGCGGATTTCCGGAATTAGCCGGTAAGACTATCTTGGAACGCAGGCAATTCGCCAAAGAAAATTTTGACACCTTAAGAACAGCACTCATGTGGGAACCGCGCGGTCATGCGGATATGTATGGCTGTGTACTTACACCACCCACTAGTCAGGATGCGGATTTTGGCATATTATTTCTACACAACGAAGGCTATAGTACCATGTGTGGTCATGCGATTATTGCAATCACAAAAGTGGCGCTGGAAACCGGGTTAGTACCCATGCAGGAACCTGAAACAAAAATCAAAATTGATACGCCCGCCGGACTTGTAAAAGCATTTGCTAAAATAGAAAATAAGCGGGTACAGAGTGTCTCTTTCCATAACGTGCCTTCATTTGTTGTCGAACTAGACGCAAAAATTGATGTTCCCGGCCTGGGTAACATACCCTATGATCTCGCTTTTGGTGGCGCATTCTATGCCTTTGTTCAGGCCGAAGATGTCGGTGTTCAATGCACTCCCGAATTTTTTCAACAGCTCATCAAAAAGGGTATGGCTATTAAACGAGCCATCATGAAAGATCGACAGATAGAACATCCCTATGAAAAGGATTTGAATTTCTTGTATGGCACTATTTTTATCGATGCATCACCGAATAAGCAGGTTGATAGCCGCAATGTTTGTATTTTTGCAGAAGGTGAAGTCGACCGCTCGCCAACCGGAACAGGGGTCAGCGCCCGGATGGCGATTCATTATGAACGGAGGGATATCGGCATAAATCAACCGATGACCATCGAAAGTATCATCGGTAGCCGTTTTACCGGCAGGGTGGTAAACACCACGACGTTCGGACCTTATTCAGCAGTGATTCCGGAAGTGGAAGGAACAGCTTTTATCACCGGTAAAAATGAATTTTATCTCGACCCGGATGATCCCTATAAACATGGATTTATATTGCGCTAA
- a CDS encoding DUF126 domain-containing protein, whose translation MGKIIQGHPVVPGESKGEILFSSESLSFWGGYDSQTGEIIDRRHPLCGRIAAGCILAIPTTRGSSTTTAVLLEAIRAGTAPGAIITRGVDQFLALASVVAEVMYSKPIPIIALDDEDFDALENGKMMHVKQDGTVEIFD comes from the coding sequence ATGGGAAAAATAATTCAGGGTCATCCGGTTGTGCCAGGGGAATCGAAAGGCGAAATTCTGTTTAGCAGCGAATCTCTGAGTTTCTGGGGCGGTTATGATTCCCAAACCGGTGAAATTATCGACCGGCGCCATCCTCTTTGCGGCAGAATTGCGGCTGGGTGTATCCTTGCGATCCCAACCACACGCGGCTCCAGTACAACTACTGCCGTTTTGTTAGAAGCGATTCGGGCTGGCACTGCTCCCGGAGCTATTATTACGCGCGGTGTGGATCAATTTCTGGCCTTAGCCTCCGTTGTTGCGGAAGTCATGTATTCGAAACCAATTCCCATTATCGCTTTAGATGATGAAGATTTTGATGCGTTGGAAAATGGAAAAATGATGCATGTTAAGCAAGATGGTACAGTGGAAATTTTTGATTAA